In Eucalyptus grandis isolate ANBG69807.140 chromosome 4, ASM1654582v1, whole genome shotgun sequence, the following proteins share a genomic window:
- the LOC104441923 gene encoding uncharacterized protein LOC104441923 isoform X2, with product MDYDENDFQSQNQHLAGEGNAKFSPVLQPYALSKFDFDDNLQGHLRFDSLVESEVFLGIANNVDNHWIEDFSRGNSGIEFSTCATVPCSITRHNNVWSEATSSESVEMLLKSVGQEENTLNQTTIEAADACNPATSTKEMERNLTHDDSVFSNSEETVNPQSALVPDEILQNYSNIKEAMVDELAQVEVASRTHSESFVGGMSVDVDPSALDGNSGAFKAEGSSSNNDKSDDKIQGEVHSLQGKPSNDSAQEAGSSLDVQGDNVVRVTDHVTMSRNRVESPIALNQVNVAVEKVDGLPTDTDVPGEEILVVSMEERRNSEISADNAVEIPTSHLDCNANLSLKGQYKEEGNAVGTGVSTDQEPSSTRPRVMEGCTGDASPSISVQASTSEDIVSGKDAGAVEQLKAEGKKDVVVVEPAVTGSEHSMDSNQREMIMQTDTIEKNDDISDCNEQQAKGSAASLQQVDDEKVLEKDSEGTNGVSGLVTVSSLPRQHEETQASGSSKDADGRIGQQDVSGEKCSQSSSSVEIKQVERESEPGNISLSSEDNDRKDVHHHKEAQNSSGQKLESMATDKLEECEIRTHTDASPGTAEQQSSETASQVKPVSDTGNTDILGASQAAVPTVVDHETDKEPKASLDSCEPMVKESDQIAAVPEKHGDTIVEEIIEKDLKDSEDVLKASESFPKSSPLSECHVRSRAQEDEIDNADSSKAECSSPIVISSSELSEDVNIEEADKNSSHQNLSSSEAKDSNVSVDQKGMDAAKDEKSFTFDVGALTTTEGSKKWQQFPAIVEGSPSTPALVQVENKVLPPNTTASPRKSRDSVRGQTKDTPERKARRTSSKAAGKESAKKGNSAKVTAALKQSEAGAPSYRSLSPSGIYQVVQSNEMQHFGQVDGANAKPFGVLSTVVSSLPDLNTSFANVVFQQPFTDLQQVQLRAQIFVYGSLISKVAPEEAHMLSAFGGPDGGRSMWENAWRKCRERILGQTVHPASIETPFQSRLASDQASKQNIIPNKVTPSPVGRGSSKGTPSPATNSVLPLSSPLWNISTPSFEALQSLPKGAGRDYQHAFSPVHLNQTSQLGNYFGHSTTWMPQTPFRASWSASPQTSVLDPSGRFPSLPMTEAVKLAPVKDSPVSLSSAMKNVAPGPVIQDAVQASVLPGSSVASLDHKKVAVSPGQPSAEPKSRKRKKASTSGDLGQITSHSQSLVEPGSITTLTSHQSASVPAANITGFLSETSMGKHNVSVPSPIPLGNSKAGEQDKKSVLPEESIIKVKEARRQAEDAAASAAAAIGHSQEIWNRLNEQKDSGLVAAAEVTLASAAVAIAAAASVAKAAAAAASVASNAALQAKLMAEEALNPSSTNQISNDGFSLSTLGVTKSSSLMIVAAKEAAKRRIEAASAASLRAENLDAIVKAAELAAEAISQAGKVVTMGDSLPISELIEAGPDGFWKMPQISSNHGAELHDGNGGQSNNNNTYVKPDASSKQLAVPVQDKGTSGKQLALPPTSGESLRDKSEKHGSLTDGVSSLVNSDGKNFRGLKGRKASDLAGTTGGNHVSAVSHEEFDETLRTSKESGIAEGSQVEVFKDGDGYKGAWFSANVLSLKDGKVYLCYSEIPSDEGTGKLKEWVELGSKGDKAPRVRIAHPMTAIKSEGTRKRRRAAMGDFTCSVGDKVDVWMRDSWWEGEVTEKSNRDGTSVTVHFPAHGETSVVRTWQIRPSLMWKDGQWIEWSSMRENVQTNREGDMPKEKRAKLGTPRLESKGKDKVQEIVQIVEPENPQVVESLDLTAKEKAFNIGKKNTIESRMDRLKSARTGSRKEGSRVVIGVPKPGKKRKFMEVSKHYVGNQKTDELNDSVKLANYLMPQRSGPRGWKIFSKDDTKEKRPVESKPKILRSGRSQNVPSRTIPQKNNSTTAGSSYGTLPGIKSKDSSDHDENASEKHNSMEQGSFSNSEGVTEGPVSSLVPSSDASSLKRNFTTSAKAERANKGKVPSGKLATREDKSFNGNATNATFESVEPRRSNRRIQPTSRLLEGLQSSMIITKMPSTSHDRGHRSQIKGIGKRE from the exons ATGgattatgatgaaaatgattttcagaGCCAGAATCAGCATTTAGCTGGTGAGGGGAATGCGAAATTTTCTCCTGTATTACAGCCATATGCtctttccaaatttgattttgatgacaACCTGCAAGGGCATCTGAGGTTCGACAGTTTGGTTGAAAGTGAGGTTTTTCTTGGAATTGCAAATAACGTAGATAATCATTGGATCGAGGATTTCTCTCGTGGAAACAGTGGCATAGAATTCAGTACATGTGCTACAGTACCCTGCTCAATAACCAGGCATAACAATGTGTGGTCTGAAGCAACCTCGTCGGAGTCTGTTGAAATGTTATTAAAATCTGTTGGGCAGGAAGAAAATACACTCAATCAAACCACCATTGAGGCAGCAGATGCCTGTAATCCCGCTACCTCTACAAAAGAAATGGAACGTAATTTGACACATGATGATAGTGTCTTTTCTAACTCAGAGGAAACTGTTAACCCACAGTCGGCTTTAGTACCAGATGAGATTTTACAAAACTATTCCAATATAAAGGAGGCCATGGTAGATGAGCTAGCTCAAGTTGAAGTTGCATCAAGGACTCATAGTGAATCATTTGTCGGTGGAATGTCAGTTGACGTGGATCCAAGTGCTCTGGATGGAAACTCTGGAGCTTTTAAGGCTGAAGGGAGTTCATCCAATAATGACAAATCTGATGATAAAATTCAAGGGGAGGTTCATAGTTTGCAGGGTAAACCTTCTAATGATAGTGCTCAAGAAGCTGGTTCTTCTTTGGATGTACAAGGTGATAATGTAGTTAGAGTCACAGATCATGTCACGATGAGCCGTAACAGAGTGGAAAGCCCAATTGCTCTAAACCAGGTAAATGTCGCTGTTGAGAAAGTTGATGGTTTACCGACAGACACTGATGTGCCAGGGGAGGAGATCCTTGTAGTGAGCAtggaggaaagaagaaatagCGAGATATCAGCTGACAATGCAGTTGAGATTCCAACCTCCCATCTGGATTGTAATGCCAATTTGAGCTTAAAGGGGCAATATAAGGAGGAGGGAAATGCAGTTGGAACTGGTGTTAGTACAGACCAGGAACCTTCTTCTACCAGACCACGGGTAATGGAAGGATGCACTGGTGATGCATCTCCCAGTATTTCTGTTCAAGCTAGTACAAGTGAGGATATTGTTTCTGGTAAAGATGCAGGAGCTGTTGAACAGTTGAAAGCTGAAGGCAAAAAGGATGTAGTAGTTGTTGAGCCGGCAGTTACTGGATCAGAGCACTCAATGGACTCCAACCAGCGGGAGATGATAATGCAGACTGATACCATAGAAAAGAACGATGATATATCAGATTGTAATGAACAGCAAGCCAAAGGCTCTGCTGCATCATTGCAGCAGGTCGATGATGAGAAAGTCCTTGAGAAAGATAGTGAGGGAACTAATGGTGTTTCTGGCCTTGTGACGGTAAGCTCTTTGCCGAGACAACACGAGGAAACACAAGCAAGCGGTTCATCAAAAGATGCTGACGGTAGAATTGGTCAACAAGATGTGAGTGGTGAAAAATGTAGTcagtcttcttcttcagttgaaATCAAGCAAGTAGAGCGGGAAAGTGAACCAG GTAATATTTCATTGTCTTCGGAGGATAACGACAGAAAGGACGTTCATCATCATAAGGAGGCTCAGAATTCATCCGGACAGAAATTAGAATCCATGGCAACAGATAAATTGGAAGAATGTGAAATTCGAACACACACT GATGCATCTCCTGGAACTGCTGAACAGCAGTCATCTGAAACAGCTTCTCAGGTCAAGCCTGTCTCAGACACTGGTAATACAGATATTCTTGGTGCATCCCAAGCTGCAGTACCTACAGTGGTGGATCATGAAACTGATAAAGAACCCAAAGCTAGTCTTGATTCTTGTGAGCCCATGGTGAAAGAGAGTGATCAAATCGCAGCTGTTCCAGAAAAACATGGGGACACGATTGTAGAAGAAATAATTGAGAAGGATCTTAAGGATTCAG AGGATGTTTTAAAAGCGTCAGAAAGCTTTCCGAAATCTTCTCCTTTAAGTGAATGTCATGTGAGATCTCGTGCACAGGAAGATGAAATTGATAATGCAGATAGTAGCAAAGCTGAATGCAGCTCCCCAATTGTCATAAGTAGCAGTGAGCTTTCTGAAGATGTAAATATAGAGGAAGCAGATAAGAATTCTTCACATCAAAACCTTTCATCTTCTGAGGCCAAGGATTCAAATGTATCGGTGGATCAAAAAGGGATGGATGCAGCCAAAGATGAAAAGAGCTTTACATTTGATGTTGGTGCTTTGACGACAACTGAGGGATCAAAGAAATGGCAACAATTTCCTGCT attGTAGAGGGATCTCCTTCAACTCCAGCTTTAGTCCAAGTGGAGAATAAAGTTTTGCCGCCTAATACTACTGCAAGTCCTAGAAAATCAAGGGATTCAGTACGAGGACAAACGAAAGACACACCTGAGCGTAAAGCAAGGAGAACATCAAGTAAGGCAGCAGGAAAGGAAAGTGCTAAAAAGGGAAATTCTGCGAAAGTGACAGCTGCTTTAAAACAATCAGAAGCTGGGGCACCAAGCTACCGGTCCTTGAGCCCTTCTGGAATTTACCAAGTTGTCCAGTCTAATGAGATGCAGCACTTTGGGCAGGTTGATGGCGCTAATGCCAAGCCATTTGGTGTCCTCAGTACGGTGGTTTCTAGTCTGCCTGATTTGAACACGTCATTCGCAAATGTGGTCTTCCAGCAGCCCTTCACAGACCTGCAACAAGTGCAATTGCGGGCACAGATCTTTGTTTATGGGTCTTTGAT TTCGAAAGTTGCACCCGAGGAGGCACACATGCTGTCTGCATTTGGGGGACCCG ATGGTGGTCGGAGCATGTGGGAAAATGCATGGCGTAAATGCAGAGAGAGGATACTTGGTCAAACAGTTCATCCGGCAAGCATCGAGACACCTTTTCAATCTCGTTTAG CTTCTGATCAGGCAAGTAAACAGAATATCATTCCAAACAAAGTTACTCCTTCGCCTGTTGGCAGAGGCAGTAGCAAGGGTACACCTTCTCCTGCCACAAACTCCGTGCTacctctttcttctcctctttggAATATTTCCACCCCTTCATTTGAGGCCCTGCAGTCTTTGCCTAAAGGAGCTGGTAGGGACTATCAGCATGCTTTTTCTCCAGTACATCTCAATCAAACTTCACAGCTGGGGAATTATTTTGGACATAGCACCACCTGGATGCCACAGACCCCATTCCGTGCGTCCTGGTCTGCTTCTCCTCAAACTTCTGTACTTGACCCAAGTGGTCGGTTCCCCTCGCTGCCTATGACTGAAGCCGTTAAACTAGCACCTGTAAAAGACTCTCCAGTCTCTCTTTCTTCGGCAATGAAGAATGTTGCTCCTGGTCCAGTCATACAGGATGCAGTTCAGGCTAGTGTTCTCCCTGGGAGCTCTGTTGCATCTCTTGATCATAAAAAGGTGGCAGTATCTCCTGGTCAGCCTTCTGCCGAACCAAAATCCAGGAAGAGAAAGAAGGCATCAACCTCTGGGGATCTTGGCCAGATCACCTCCCACTCCCAATCTCTAGTGGAACCGGGTTCCATCACTACTCTGACCAGCCATCAGTCTGCATCTGTCCCTGCGGCAAACATCACTGGCTTCTTGTCTGAGACCTCCATGGGAAAACATAATGTGTCTGTGCCTTCACCAATCCCACTCGGTAATTCTAAAGCAGGAGAGCAGGATAAAAAGAGTGTATTACCTGAGGAATCCATAATTAAAGTGAAGGAGGCCAGACGGCAAGCAGAGGATGCTGCTGCATCCGCTGCTGCTGCTATTGGTCACAGTCAAGAGATATGGAATCGGTTGAATGAGCAGAAGGATTCTGGTCTTGTTGCAGCTGCAGAAGTCACTCTAGCTTCTGCAGCTGTTGCAATAGCAGCTGCTGCTTCTGTTGCAAAGGCGGCGGCTGCAGCTGCTAGCGTTGCATCAAATGCGGCTTTGCAGGCCAAACTTATGGCTGAGGAAGCATTGAATCCTAGCAGTACTAATCAGATTTCGAATGAtggattttctctctctactcttgGAGTAACAAAAAGTTCCAGTTTAATGATTGTCGCTGCAAAGGAGGCTGCCAAGAGAAGGATCGAAGCTGCTTCTGCTGCTTCATTACGAGCTGAAAATCTAGATGCCATAGTAAAAGCTGCTGAGCTGGCTGCGGAAGCTATATCACAAGCTGGAAAAGTTGTTACGATGGGGGATTCTTTGCCAATATCTGAACTAATAGAAGCTGGACCAGATGGTTTTTGGAAAATGCCTCAAATTTCTTCTAATCATGGGGCAGAACTGCATGATGGAAACGGGGGGCAGTCGAACAACAATAATACTTACGTTAAACCAGATGCTTCCAGCAAACAATTGGCAGTACCTGTCCAAGATAAAGGAACGAGTGGCAAGCAGCTTGCTTTACCGCCTACTTCAGGAGAAAGTTTGAGGGACAAGTCAGAAAAGCATGGGAGCTTGACGGATGGAGTCTCGAGTTTGGTCAACTCTGATGGAAAGAATTTTAGAGGGCTGAAGGGTCGTAAGGCATCTGACTTAGCTGGAACTACTGGAGGAAATCATGTATCTGCTGTCAGTCATGAGGAGTTTGATGAGACCTTGAGGACATCAAAGGAAAGTGGCATTGCAGAAGGCTCCCAAGTGGAG GTTTTTAAAGATGGCGATGGGTACAAAGGCGCATGGTTCTCAGCCAATGTATTGAGCTTGAAGGATGGGAAGGTCTATTTATGTTACTCTGAGATTCCATCGGATGAAG GTACTGGGAAGCTTAAGGAATGGGTGGAGCTTGGAAGTAAAGGAGATAAAGCGCCCAGAGTACGCATTGCTCATCCTATGACCGCCATAAAATCTGAAGGAACCAGAAAGAGACGCAGAGCAGCTATGGGTGATTTTACATGTTCTGTTGGAGATAAAGTTGACGTGTGGATGCGAGACAG CTGGTGGGAGGGAGAGGTCACTGAGAAAAGCAACAGAGATGGAACTTCAGTAACAGTCCATTTTCCAG CTCACGGAGAGACTTCTGTCGTTAGAACATGGCAGATTCGGCCTTCTCTTATGTGGAAGGATGGGCAGTGGATTGAGTGGTCAAGTATGAGAGAGAATGTTCAGACCAATCGAGAG GGGGATATGCCTAAGGAAAAGCGGGCAAAGTTGGGAACTCCGCGGCTAGAATCCAAAGGTAAGGACAAGGTACAGGAGATTGTACAAATTGTGGAACCGGAGAACCCTCAAGTGGTTGAATCTTTGGATCTAACAGCCAAAGAGAAAGCTTTTAATATTGGTAAGAAGAATACAATTGAAAGTAGGATGGACAGATTAAAATCTGCAAGGACTGGTTCACGAAAGGAAGGTTCAAGAGTGGTAATTGGTGTTCCAAAACCTGGAAAAAAGAGGAAGTTTATGGAAGTAAGCAAGCATTATGTTGGTAACCAGAAGACTGATGAGTTGAATGACTCAGTCAAACTTGCAAACTATTTGATGCCTCAGAGAAGTGGACCTCGTGGATGGAAAATTTTTTCTAAAGATGATACGAAGGAAAAAAGACCGGTTGAATCCAAGCCCAAGATTCTTAGGTCTGGAAGATCACAAAATGTTCCTAGTAGAACAATACCACAGAAGAACAATTCGACAACTGCTGGTTCTTCCTATGGCACGCTTCCTGGAATTAAGAGCAAGGATTCATCTGACCATGATGAAAATGCATCAGAAAAGCACAACTCAATGGAACAAGGATCATTTTCTAATAGTGAGGGGGTGACAGAAGGTCCAGTCTCTTCTCTAGTTCCTTCATCGGATGCCAGTTCTCTGAAAAGGAATTTCACAACTAGTGCTAAAGCTGAAAGGGCTAATAAAGGAAAAGTGCCTAGTGGCAAATTGGCTACACGTGAGGACAAATCTTTCAATGGTAATGCCACAAATGCAACCTTCGAATCTGTTGAGCCTCGAAGATCTAATCGTCGAATTCAGCCCACTTCAAGG TTATTGGAAGGCCTTCAGAGTTCCATGATAATTACCAAGATGCCATCTACTTCACATGACAGAGGCCATAGAAGTCAAATTAAGGGCATTGGTAAAAG GGAATGA